The segment ggggggtaccttggttgctgattggctaatggttacacaagacaaaacatccttatgacatcataaagtggccaaaatctgatcagctcattttcagatttttttatagaaatggatcaggacagaaagagagagaatctttgttcctgaaactttcagagtctctttccacagaggggacacatggttatgtataagtggattttgcataataggtgacctttaaatgtgtgtttctgtctgCCCTCAGGAGGCGATGCGCTCGGCTCAGGAAATGGAGGCCAagctggagcaggaggaggaggtctGTAACGACACCATGAGGGCTCTGTGGGAGGAGTGCAAGCCCTGCCTGAAGAACACCTGCGTCAAATACTACTCTCGTACCTGCAGCAGTGGGTCTGGACTGGTGGGGCGCCAGGTAGGACCAGAACATTACAAATACATGTACTCATactaagagataagataagatggaactTTATTTATCTCCTTGGGGAAATTCAGGCGTTGACGGCAGCAACAGGCTCAGAATGAAAAACAGGATTCAGACAAGGtcaaaataaagataacacataaattaaataataatacagcAAAAATAAAGTGTGATAAAGTAACTATTGAAAAAGGATATCACAGTAAAAGTtgtgtaccgtacttttcggactataaagcgcccctgcatataagccgcagcagctaaattgtccgtctgtctttctctcgttctgtctctcggttccacttttactttggcgcgctacctgtctcactcttttccggcctccagcttttcctgctggagcccgccccttaaaggtggcgggcgcggaccggtcatagagcccatagagttaaaggtggttaattttacctgtaaagtccatagatttaggaggttccctagtggccgttagcggtacaaaaaaaatggggaaagaagttgcggcttatagtccgaaaagtacggtagttgtATGAACATGatacataagataagataacatgTACACAGAGCTTTGATTATAGGCCATTATTTAAGGACATAATGGAGTTTAGTTGTGTAAACTCTGCTTGGAGAATGAATCCCTATTGCTGGTTCATTATAGGAAGTGACTGTAATGCCATTTTGTCTTGGCATATATTGGTATCGGGAGCAGAAACCTCccaaaaaaatacaaacaaaactCTAACCCAAccccagtctctctctctctctcctgataaGCTTAACAAATACATCTTTTATACAGATATTAAATATAAAGAATGACTCTTTGCTTGCAGCTGGAAGGGGTGCTGAACAGAACGTCCCCCTTCTCCATCTGGATCAACGGGGAGAACATGGATGTGCTGcagcaggaggggcagcggcaGAGCCAAGAGTTCACCAACCTGGAGGAGAAATACTCCGAGATGGCCCACGGTGTCAACAGCATCTTTTCAAACAGCATGAAGGCAAGACGGATATAAACACTGGACACAGAGATGTATATAAAAGCTCAAACAGTAGAATTGTGAGGCGAATTGTTAGATGATTGCTAGAGAAAGATCCCTCGTCACCAGTTTGATCTTCACtgtcaggatccatgtatctgtgatcctctccagaatggaagtagtcatcacacacagagcatcaactagttcctgagcagtgtccttcacatgctgatatccaagagagggagtcacacagtcacaagatggaggaatagaaagcagtattcaatgtttacttcagattagctccacgtcagaaatgagcatgcttgtcatatgtctctctccatagaggctgaatcatcatgttcatcacatagctatcatctgcctcaaacagtcctgatgctcttctaggtcatcacacatcctgtcatgttcacagctgcagttgggatacctttgttatcatgttgctctcatattggaagaggacattcagtattttcccaacactgATAATGGATCTTGAATCAAAGGCATTAACGGGCGGTGtctctgtgttgttgttgttgttgtttctcaggtggctgACCATCTGCACTTCAACCCTCCATCGTTCTTTTTCTCTGATTTCCTGGGACCGTTCACTCGTCGGAGCAGAAGCATTCGCTCGCTCTTCAGAGATCCGTTCCACGGCTTCCAGGACTTGTTCTCCCCGATGATGGGCATGAGCAGGAACATCTTCAGCTCTATGGGCTCCATGGTGGACATGGACTCAGACACAGCTCCCAGTGAAGGTACAGCTCTGACATGAATACATCAGAACTGTCGAAGCCCTCAGTCAGATCAGTCGTTTTAGGTTGGGTCTGTTCATAGCATTTACTCCATCATCTATAACACCCaggtcaaaatgaacacattaagCAGTGAGGTAGATTAAAAAGGCAGGCCGCCTGTTTGcaaactgttattgcattgtggAAAAAACTCAAATGTGACAAAGGGAAAGATGTGTCCCATCTAAGTCAAAAGGTAACCGTTTAACCATTAAAATGCAATTATTGGGTATACAAACTGGATATGTCATATCATGGGAAATAATGCGAAAATATAATATCAAGTTGGATattaaaagtggattttgcaggGTTTTTCACTTAGTTTTCAATCATATATATACTTCAAACTTTGATTGTGAtgaaattttttttaaattgtgcttTTGTGTCTTGTTGCAGACGGCAGCCTGAACGAGGACGTGGTCATCACAAAACCTTTTGGCGACGGCTCGATGACCTGCAGGGAGATCCGCCGCAACTCAGCCGGCTGCATCAAGTTCAGAGAAGAGTGTCAGAAGTGCAAAGAAATCCAGCAGATGGGTGAGATATAGCATTTCATCTTTCTAACAGTGATGTCAGTCttttgagatataatgaagtgTTAAGCCCAAAATAAGTGATAAGATACACCACAGTAAAGGTCTTTGGTCAGATAGGCCATAGTCTTGCACTGAATTGCCAAAAACCCTGcacttaataaaagtaaatgtcctTATTATCCCGGTGTTTTTTCTAACCTCACTCGTGCGTCTTGATGATGTTTCCCCCGCAGACTGCTCCGGGAGGAAGCCTCTGGAAGGCCCTCTGAAGGCGGAGCTGGAGGAGGCGCTGGCCCTGGCCGAGCGGTTCACTCAGCAGTACAACCTCCTCCTGAAGAGGTTCGAGGAGAAGATGCTCAACACCTCCTCCGTCCTCGACATGCTGAACAGAGAGTTCGGCTGGGTGTCCTCTCTGGCCAACATCACCGACGTCTTCCAGGTTCAGACGGTACGTACACCTGTGTGATGAAGTCTCTCCTCAATCAACAATATATGACATTTCTAAAAAGCTGCTGCAGAAAATGTAAATAGAGAAACGTCATTCATTTTAGCAGGGAAAGAAATCTGTAAACATGATATCTTAAGACAACAATTATTGCATTTGAATCTTTTTGTGTGGTTAATTCAGGAGCTTCTAAGTGTTTTTGCATGACAGCTTTCTCTGTCGGTTGGCATCAAAGAGCCTATTGGGCTTTTCCCTTTCCGGTAGTGTCTTAAGGTTTGTTTGCATGTGAATGGTCTGCAAACATCTCATTATAACCATTTCTACTTCAATACCTTTCCACTGCGAACACTTCTTTATCGATTCATTGCTGTCCTTATTTCACCCAGTGGATTTGATCCTCTTACCTTTCCCTGCAGGTGACTGGCAGTGACGCTGGAGAGAAGCCCGGCGAGGAGCAGAAGCCGGCAGAAACGAGCGTGTCCGTGCAGCTCTTCGACGCTCCGGCCATGAACGTCAGCGTGCCGGGGGACATTCCCTGGAGCGACCCCAAGTTCTCCGAGGTCGTGGCCCAGGAGGCTCTGGACCGCTACAGGGAGAGCAGCGTGTGAGTGTCCAGCACATGTAGTGTATATGATCTAAAAACGACATTTCTTTAAGCATGTGTATTTCCTTGTTCATGTTCTTG is part of the Pseudochaenichthys georgianus chromosome 24, fPseGeo1.2, whole genome shotgun sequence genome and harbors:
- the clu gene encoding clusterin, which gives rise to MLMMMMMMMKKKGSKILAVVAFILASVNCLVPPSKEDLNQISIQGEKFLDKQIETAVNGVKEMKSVMQTSSEEHQKFLDALEKTKALKEEAMRSAQEMEAKLEQEEEVCNDTMRALWEECKPCLKNTCVKYYSRTCSSGSGLVGRQLEGVLNRTSPFSIWINGENMDVLQQEGQRQSQEFTNLEEKYSEMAHGVNSIFSNSMKVADHLHFNPPSFFFSDFLGPFTRRSRSIRSLFRDPFHGFQDLFSPMMGMSRNIFSSMGSMVDMDSDTAPSEDGSLNEDVVITKPFGDGSMTCREIRRNSAGCIKFREECQKCKEIQQMDCSGRKPLEGPLKAELEEALALAERFTQQYNLLLKRFEEKMLNTSSVLDMLNREFGWVSSLANITDVFQVQTVTGSDAGEKPGEEQKPAETSVSVQLFDAPAMNVSVPGDIPWSDPKFSEVVAQEALDRYRESSVMVK